From one Paenibacillus terrae HPL-003 genomic stretch:
- a CDS encoding YdcF family protein yields MIYIIKFLYSFVLPPGLFILVMVGLVIWLWKRARKPAVILLVVTLLLYGSSTNLAGDLLISGLEKQYPQPHTVQGDVIVVLGGGATEGTPDINGQGNLLGSAANRLLTAARLHEATGLPILFSGGQVFGDSGNEANIAQRQLLGLGIPAKDILIENRSLNTQQNAVYTSQILKQHQLTKPILVTSAFHMPRAALEFQRAGMQAVPYPTDYLASKNLSLYAAKLSPSAGAMATTGTALKEYLGILALKLK; encoded by the coding sequence TTGATTTATATCATCAAATTTTTATACAGCTTCGTGCTGCCTCCCGGTTTGTTTATCCTCGTGATGGTTGGGCTTGTGATCTGGCTGTGGAAGCGTGCGCGTAAACCTGCTGTCATACTACTCGTTGTCACATTACTGCTGTATGGTTCCTCTACCAATTTGGCTGGAGATTTGCTAATCAGCGGTCTGGAAAAGCAGTATCCACAGCCTCACACCGTTCAAGGCGATGTCATCGTTGTGCTTGGCGGCGGAGCTACAGAGGGAACACCTGACATCAACGGACAGGGTAATCTGCTGGGTTCAGCGGCCAATCGGCTGCTCACTGCGGCACGGTTGCACGAAGCAACGGGCTTACCTATTCTGTTTTCCGGTGGACAGGTATTTGGTGACAGTGGCAACGAAGCGAATATTGCCCAAAGACAGCTTCTGGGACTCGGTATTCCGGCAAAGGATATTCTGATCGAAAACCGTTCCCTGAACACACAGCAAAATGCCGTGTATACGTCCCAAATTTTAAAGCAGCATCAGCTCACCAAACCCATTTTGGTGACCTCTGCCTTCCATATGCCACGTGCGGCGCTGGAATTTCAGCGTGCAGGCATGCAGGCTGTACCTTATCCAACCGACTATCTGGCAAGTAAAAATCTGTCTCTATATGCCGCCAAGCTTTCCCCGTCTGCCGGAGCCATGGCTACTACTGGAACAGCCCTCAAGGAATATCTGGGGATCCTTGCTTTGAAGCTTAAATAA
- a CDS encoding ABC transporter permease → MNQPVTKSSAMLTTDSRLNGRRLASGRKNGFFHELIRNRILFLMLLPTLIFFFINSYIPMVGIYYAFTQFDFNTSLFDAKFVGLQNFQFLWQSGTLTKLTLNTVGYNAAFILFGNVLAIALAILLNELRGRYFKKIAQSVMFLPYFVSFVILSVIVYNIFNYDNGFLNTLLLQIGGERVDVYNQPWVWIFLIILFYLWKNLGYSMVIYLAAITGISDEYYEAAKMDGANIFQRIWYITVPMLKSTFVVLLLFALGSIMKGQFDLFYQLIGNNGVLYNTTDILDTYVYRSLKVTFDVGMASAAGVYQSLFGFILIMTVNYIIRKLNDEYALF, encoded by the coding sequence TTGAATCAGCCTGTGACTAAGAGTTCTGCTATGCTCACGACAGATTCCCGCTTGAACGGGAGAAGGCTGGCGAGCGGCAGGAAAAACGGATTTTTCCATGAACTGATCCGTAATCGGATATTATTTTTAATGCTGCTGCCGACCTTGATCTTTTTCTTCATTAACTCTTACATTCCTATGGTGGGTATCTATTATGCATTTACCCAGTTTGACTTCAATACCAGCTTGTTCGATGCCAAGTTTGTCGGACTTCAGAATTTTCAATTTCTATGGCAATCCGGCACGCTGACGAAATTGACATTGAATACAGTCGGATACAACGCAGCATTTATTTTATTTGGCAACGTGTTAGCGATTGCTCTCGCGATTTTGCTGAATGAGCTGCGGGGGCGTTACTTTAAAAAGATCGCTCAATCTGTGATGTTCCTGCCTTATTTTGTTTCCTTCGTTATTCTAAGCGTCATCGTGTATAACATATTTAATTATGATAACGGCTTTCTGAATACGCTGCTGCTGCAAATCGGCGGTGAACGTGTGGATGTATACAACCAACCGTGGGTATGGATTTTCCTGATTATCCTGTTCTATCTGTGGAAAAATCTCGGCTACAGTATGGTGATTTATCTGGCGGCCATTACAGGCATTAGCGACGAGTATTATGAGGCGGCGAAAATGGACGGGGCCAACATTTTTCAACGGATCTGGTACATTACCGTGCCTATGCTCAAATCGACGTTCGTCGTGCTGTTGCTGTTCGCGCTCGGTAGTATTATGAAGGGACAGTTCGATCTCTTCTATCAATTAATCGGCAACAATGGGGTGCTGTACAATACGACGGATATTTTGGATACGTATGTGTACCGTTCACTGAAAGTAACCTTTGATGTCGGTATGGCTTCGGCGGCAGGCGTGTACCAGTCCTTGTTCGGCTTTATCCTGATCATGACTGTGAACTATATCATCCGCAAGCTGAACGACGAATATGCTCTGTTCTAG
- a CDS encoding AraC family transcriptional regulator, with amino-acid sequence MSNFKKHHKLHSKLLISITLCITLTLLVSTTVYYFYYIRVEKEQAFEANHSSLALRSREVINMTSIAQSLAFQMYRSSTLSKLLYYPKPNVYDVTAAMSELNNYLNSMPYIESIYVYNPKSDTFYIASSRGQNGLYSKSELADTDIIHVLDHYQDYKPFTPIPRTYPLLSASDSVAGADQASTDIAAYTYLCYDAINSNEPMNSAVIVNVSATWMNKEMATNPASGGMAYILDDQGRLLSGTTLADEALNEKEQLWLHTRVKKQETGYFVEDFHSKRSLISYTSQDGLGWQYISVTPYESVVKMASVIRNAMLLIAAVIALAGFVASWLLSRMLYTPIGQIVVHMNSLESEKRNSMYTIRQNILQNIIRGVQLLPAGEEPERLRELGITFQFDKDYRLVLLRIDEYARWQSERGPDLLPYKFAMMNIASEICGQTYQVEAVDIDEDSVLLLLNILDPAEHTDTVLLETLLRQIREACHEYLKLSVSLTYSAITSQSERLHLLYRQVQEASMHRFFQGHGCIMDAQNTNEAHAQNAYVYPSDKEKKLLDTLLSGHTEDAHGMFKDLLLHMEKYSFSVVQVAISRLMMSVNHAIQHMSERNGFAAESIPELPSADQLETARELIEQYQLVFDHIRSNLLEKRNTKQERLVRQINERIEQAYADPEFCLNQIAEELDMSPIYVSRLYKQQTMSTIVDVIQQLRIRKACELLEQTDWSVADVAEQTGFASSSYFHRMFKRSLGVTPTDFRRSKANAQ; translated from the coding sequence ATGAGCAATTTCAAAAAGCATCACAAGCTTCACAGCAAATTGCTGATCAGTATCACGTTATGTATTACGCTGACGTTGCTGGTATCTACCACAGTGTATTATTTTTATTATATTCGAGTGGAGAAGGAGCAAGCATTCGAAGCCAATCATAGCAGCCTGGCACTCAGAAGCCGAGAGGTCATTAACATGACATCCATCGCACAATCGTTGGCCTTTCAAATGTACCGCAGCAGCACCCTGTCCAAGTTGTTGTATTATCCCAAACCCAATGTATATGATGTAACCGCTGCCATGTCTGAGCTGAACAATTATCTCAATTCTATGCCGTACATTGAATCCATCTATGTGTATAATCCGAAAAGCGACACCTTCTACATTGCATCCTCACGAGGGCAAAACGGGTTATACAGCAAAAGTGAACTGGCTGACACGGATATTATACACGTGCTGGATCATTATCAGGATTATAAGCCATTTACACCTATTCCACGCACCTATCCGCTGCTGTCTGCGTCTGACTCCGTTGCCGGAGCAGATCAAGCCAGCACAGACATTGCCGCCTATACGTATTTATGCTATGACGCAATCAACTCGAACGAACCGATGAATTCGGCTGTGATCGTCAATGTATCTGCGACTTGGATGAACAAGGAAATGGCGACGAATCCAGCCTCAGGCGGAATGGCTTATATTTTGGACGATCAAGGCAGACTTTTATCTGGCACGACACTGGCAGACGAAGCATTGAACGAAAAAGAACAGCTATGGCTGCACACCCGAGTCAAAAAGCAGGAGACAGGATATTTTGTAGAAGATTTTCACAGTAAAAGATCACTCATTTCCTACACCTCCCAAGATGGACTGGGTTGGCAGTATATTAGCGTCACCCCGTATGAAAGCGTTGTCAAAATGGCGAGTGTTATCCGTAATGCAATGCTGCTGATTGCCGCCGTCATTGCATTGGCAGGGTTCGTGGCTTCCTGGCTGCTGTCCAGAATGCTGTATACCCCCATTGGGCAGATCGTTGTCCATATGAATTCACTCGAATCAGAGAAACGAAACAGCATGTATACGATCCGGCAAAACATTTTACAGAATATTATTCGGGGAGTCCAATTGCTTCCTGCTGGAGAGGAACCGGAGCGGTTGCGTGAGCTTGGAATCACATTCCAGTTCGACAAAGACTATCGGTTGGTGCTGCTGCGTATCGATGAATATGCCCGGTGGCAAAGCGAACGCGGTCCTGACCTGCTGCCCTATAAGTTTGCTATGATGAATATTGCTTCTGAAATATGCGGGCAGACGTACCAGGTGGAGGCCGTGGATATCGACGAAGACAGCGTCCTATTGCTGCTCAACATTCTTGATCCTGCGGAGCATACGGATACCGTGCTGCTGGAAACCTTATTGCGCCAGATACGCGAAGCTTGCCATGAGTATTTAAAGCTGAGCGTATCGCTAACCTATAGCGCCATCACAAGCCAGTCGGAACGGCTGCATCTGTTGTACCGTCAAGTACAGGAAGCGTCCATGCACCGATTTTTTCAAGGGCATGGGTGTATCATGGATGCGCAAAACACAAATGAAGCACATGCTCAAAATGCCTATGTGTATCCGTCGGATAAGGAGAAAAAATTGCTCGACACGCTGTTATCTGGTCATACGGAGGATGCTCATGGCATGTTCAAGGACTTACTGCTTCATATGGAAAAATATTCTTTTTCCGTCGTACAGGTGGCCATATCCCGGCTGATGATGAGTGTGAATCATGCCATTCAGCATATGAGTGAGCGTAATGGATTTGCTGCCGAATCTATACCTGAATTGCCATCTGCAGATCAGTTGGAGACGGCCCGGGAGCTTATCGAACAATATCAATTGGTCTTTGATCATATCCGCTCCAATCTATTGGAAAAACGAAACACGAAACAAGAGCGGCTAGTACGGCAAATTAATGAGCGAATAGAGCAAGCCTATGCTGATCCGGAGTTTTGCCTCAACCAGATCGCTGAAGAGCTGGATATGTCGCCGATCTATGTCAGCAGACTATACAAGCAACAAACCATGTCTACCATCGTGGATGTCATTCAACAGCTACGCATTCGCAAAGCCTGCGAGCTGCTGGAGCAAACCGACTGGTCGGTAGCTGACGTGGCAGAACAAACCGGATTTGCGAGCAGCTCTTATTTTCACCGCATGTTCAAGCGTAGCTTGGGCGTGACGCCGACAGATTTTCGTCGTTCTAAAGCTAATGCGCAGTAA
- a CDS encoding stalk domain-containing protein yields MIQLQKVKRCKPDKRIIVVLALLGCMAMGLNDGEPAYAAGVAAPVKQGQETASIHVYFNGNIMSFPKGEPFINKGQVMIPTTDAALPGIVTDYDPKTRTLSLTNGTASLGSGRIKVNSNIGFVHNKKVIYTVSASNIRGTLYVPLAFISDVVRGKLEWKKDERMASITFPQLVGESEESKGYLLDASSGVLYRKVDGGRIRALSPTNIKLVEGYYGLTTIISTKVTEDADLVTIQQAYGEPMINDDFYTLFVQKGKVIRQAKAHYWSFNANNIKLYNGKAVMNDGQTVRLIDSDGSVKETWNMGKLSGRLKDSFAVEGMGEGFILARSNDEGFLMLFNLKTHQSFLVYELLQLAPEQLTGFREDGIKFIGQNKNDGELRFELSDSEGQPQTFNYAL; encoded by the coding sequence ATGATCCAGCTTCAAAAAGTCAAACGGTGTAAGCCTGACAAGCGGATAATAGTTGTACTTGCTTTATTAGGGTGTATGGCAATGGGACTGAACGATGGAGAGCCTGCTTATGCAGCGGGGGTTGCTGCACCCGTGAAGCAAGGACAGGAGACTGCAAGTATCCATGTTTATTTTAACGGCAATATAATGTCATTTCCAAAAGGAGAGCCATTCATTAACAAGGGACAGGTGATGATTCCTACTACAGATGCAGCTCTGCCTGGAATAGTTACGGATTATGACCCAAAGACACGGACGCTTTCACTCACCAATGGTACAGCTAGTTTGGGTTCTGGTCGTATAAAGGTTAATTCCAACATAGGTTTTGTACATAACAAGAAGGTTATTTACACTGTTTCAGCCAGTAACATTCGTGGAACGCTGTATGTCCCTTTGGCATTTATCAGCGATGTGGTCCGAGGCAAACTGGAATGGAAGAAAGACGAACGAATGGCTAGCATAACCTTTCCTCAATTGGTCGGGGAATCGGAGGAAAGCAAAGGCTATTTGCTGGATGCAAGCAGCGGAGTATTGTATCGTAAAGTGGATGGTGGCCGTATCCGTGCTCTCAGTCCAACGAATATTAAGCTGGTAGAAGGCTATTATGGCTTGACGACAATCATTTCGACCAAGGTTACGGAGGATGCAGATTTGGTTACGATACAGCAAGCATATGGGGAGCCCATGATTAATGATGATTTTTATACGCTGTTCGTCCAGAAAGGAAAGGTAATACGTCAGGCAAAGGCTCATTATTGGAGTTTTAATGCCAACAATATCAAGCTTTATAATGGTAAAGCGGTCATGAACGATGGACAGACCGTTCGTTTGATTGACAGTGATGGTTCCGTTAAAGAAACATGGAATATGGGGAAGCTTTCCGGTCGTTTGAAGGACAGCTTTGCGGTGGAAGGCATGGGCGAGGGATTTATTCTTGCCAGATCGAATGATGAGGGCTTTTTAATGTTATTTAATCTTAAAACCCATCAGTCGTTTCTGGTGTATGAGTTGCTTCAATTAGCTCCTGAGCAACTGACAGGATTCAGGGAAGATGGCATCAAGTTTATCGGTCAGAACAAAAATGACGGTGAACTGCGCTTCGAGTTATCTGATAGTGAAGGGCAACCTCAAACGTTCAATTATGCTTTGTAA
- a CDS encoding DMT family transporter, with amino-acid sequence MGELTTAKRIMMIALLVVLWGISWPIYKVALQFTPPLLFAGLRTLLGGLLLGAILLPRWKRIRWKENWRVYAISGVFNVVLFYGLQTVGLMYVPSGLFSVLVYLQPVLVGIFAWMWLGEAMPGLKVTGLVIGFLGVAAVSVGGFSGHVAVAGVAIAIITAVSWALGTVYVKKVNQRVDSLWLVAFQCTLGGIVLTGAGTVTESWSDIVWNVPYMSGLLFGIVLGISLSWLLYFTLVNSGDASKVASYTFLVPVISVFVSSLLLHEAITAFLLIGLVLIGLSIYLVNRRARVIQQA; translated from the coding sequence ATGGGAGAGTTAACAACAGCCAAGCGGATCATGATGATCGCGCTGTTGGTTGTATTGTGGGGCATATCCTGGCCCATTTATAAAGTAGCATTGCAGTTTACGCCTCCACTTTTGTTTGCAGGGTTGCGCACGTTGCTGGGAGGTCTGCTGTTAGGAGCGATTTTACTGCCGAGATGGAAACGTATCCGTTGGAAAGAGAACTGGCGGGTCTATGCTATTTCGGGTGTTTTTAACGTGGTACTGTTTTATGGTCTGCAAACGGTGGGGCTGATGTACGTACCGTCCGGCCTGTTTTCTGTGCTGGTGTATCTACAGCCTGTATTGGTCGGTATTTTTGCATGGATGTGGCTGGGTGAAGCGATGCCCGGGCTTAAGGTGACTGGATTGGTCATCGGATTTTTGGGTGTCGCAGCTGTAAGTGTCGGGGGATTTTCGGGACATGTGGCTGTGGCAGGTGTAGCTATCGCTATTATTACAGCCGTGAGCTGGGCATTGGGTACCGTCTATGTGAAAAAGGTAAACCAGCGCGTGGATTCACTATGGCTGGTCGCATTTCAATGCACATTGGGAGGCATCGTGTTGACGGGAGCCGGAACAGTGACGGAAAGCTGGTCGGACATCGTATGGAATGTTCCTTATATGTCAGGGCTGTTGTTCGGCATCGTATTGGGCATTTCGCTGTCTTGGCTGCTATATTTTACACTGGTTAACTCGGGGGATGCGAGCAAAGTCGCGTCTTATACGTTTTTGGTGCCTGTTATCTCGGTGTTTGTCAGCTCCTTGCTGCTGCACGAAGCGATTACAGCTTTTCTGCTGATCGGTCTGGTATTAATCGGGCTTAGTATTTATTTGGTGAACCGCAGAGCAAGAGTGATTCAGCAAGCTTGA
- a CDS encoding DUF523 domain-containing protein: MILVSSCLAGMKVRYNGTDSLDVHIQRLVEEKKAVTICPELMGGFMTPRPPAEIVGGAGEDVLNGTAKVVELSGNDVSEMYIRGAYEALNIAKEISATLIILKENSPSCGSTAIYNGSFENRKIAGNGVTSALLKKEGFKVISEEQVPEIFLHEDM; the protein is encoded by the coding sequence ATGATTCTGGTAAGTTCGTGTTTGGCAGGGATGAAGGTCAGGTATAACGGGACGGATAGCTTGGACGTACATATTCAGAGGTTGGTTGAGGAAAAGAAGGCTGTGACCATCTGTCCTGAGCTGATGGGGGGCTTTATGACACCGAGACCGCCTGCTGAAATTGTCGGCGGAGCGGGGGAGGATGTACTGAATGGTACAGCCAAGGTGGTTGAGTTATCGGGTAACGATGTCAGTGAGATGTACATTAGAGGTGCATACGAAGCTTTGAACATAGCTAAAGAGATTAGCGCTACGCTCATTATTTTAAAAGAAAACAGTCCGTCCTGTGGATCAACAGCCATCTATAACGGGTCATTTGAAAACCGGAAAATAGCAGGTAATGGCGTAACCTCGGCTTTGCTGAAAAAGGAAGGCTTTAAGGTAATATCGGAAGAACAAGTGCCGGAAATTTTCCTGCATGAGGATATGTAG
- the sigK gene encoding RNA polymerase sporulation sigma factor SigK — MPGLFSAIALFIKELTLLVSYVKNNAFPQPLTEKEEARHLKLFAEGNAQSRNTLIEHNLRLVAHIVKKFDNTGEDLEDLISIGTIGLIKAIESFQTGKGTKLATFAARCIENEILMHLRSLKKTRKDVSLHDPIGTDKEGNEITLIDILGTEADDIVDKVQLKIEKSKIYRNLDILDEREKEVVIGRFGLEAGGEERTQREIARELGISRSYVSRIEKRALMKLYHEFYKQKG, encoded by the coding sequence GTGCCCGGACTATTTAGCGCTATCGCTCTGTTCATCAAGGAATTGACGCTACTCGTCTCTTACGTGAAAAACAACGCCTTTCCGCAGCCATTGACTGAGAAAGAGGAAGCCCGACACCTGAAGCTGTTTGCCGAAGGCAACGCGCAATCCCGCAACACACTGATTGAACACAACCTCCGACTAGTGGCTCATATTGTGAAAAAGTTTGATAACACCGGAGAAGATTTGGAGGACCTGATATCCATCGGTACCATCGGCCTGATCAAGGCCATTGAGAGCTTTCAGACTGGAAAAGGTACCAAATTGGCAACGTTTGCGGCCCGGTGTATTGAAAACGAAATTTTAATGCATCTTCGTTCACTGAAAAAAACACGCAAAGACGTATCTCTCCATGATCCTATAGGGACGGACAAAGAGGGCAACGAAATTACTTTAATTGATATCCTCGGCACCGAGGCGGACGATATTGTGGATAAGGTACAGCTCAAAATTGAAAAAAGCAAAATCTATCGTAACCTGGATATTTTGGATGAGCGCGAAAAAGAAGTGGTGATTGGTCGATTCGGCCTGGAAGCCGGAGGAGAAGAAAGAACACAGCGGGAAATCGCCAGAGAGCTGGGGATTTCGCGTTCGTATGTG
- a CDS encoding carbohydrate ABC transporter permease, whose amino-acid sequence MAIKEDVYTRIFQILSYAVIIIASIACLLPFLLIISASLTSNESIIRDGYHFIPQEFSLEGYRTVFTFPEEVLRAYGVTIFTTVVGTTLGLFLMTMAGYVLARKDFKYRNAFSFYIYFTTLFGGGLVPWYIMLTKYLGLLDTYTVLIFPGLMTPFLIILMKNFIRSSMPEELFESAKIDGAGDFKIYYRIVLPLSTPGIATVGLFLALAYWNDWFSSSLFINDPHKYQLQYYLYNVINSMQFIAQMGAGTGVSLSNDMPTESTKMAMAIVVTGPILLLYPFIQRYFVKGLTIGAVKG is encoded by the coding sequence ATGGCGATCAAAGAGGATGTATACACCCGAATTTTTCAAATTCTCTCTTATGCGGTAATCATTATTGCTTCTATTGCTTGTTTGCTACCATTTCTACTTATTATTTCGGCCTCACTGACCAGTAATGAGTCGATTATCAGAGATGGATATCATTTTATTCCACAGGAATTTTCGCTGGAAGGATACCGCACGGTGTTCACCTTTCCTGAAGAGGTACTAAGGGCGTACGGGGTGACCATTTTTACAACCGTAGTAGGTACGACGTTGGGTCTGTTCCTGATGACGATGGCGGGATATGTGCTGGCGCGTAAAGATTTTAAATACCGGAACGCGTTCTCGTTCTATATTTACTTTACAACGTTGTTCGGGGGCGGATTGGTACCCTGGTACATTATGCTGACGAAGTATTTAGGACTGCTTGATACGTATACAGTGCTTATTTTTCCAGGGCTGATGACTCCGTTTCTGATCATTTTGATGAAAAACTTCATTCGTTCGTCCATGCCGGAAGAGCTGTTTGAGTCTGCCAAAATTGACGGTGCGGGTGATTTTAAAATCTACTATCGGATTGTGTTGCCTTTGTCTACGCCGGGCATTGCCACCGTGGGGTTGTTTCTGGCCTTGGCATACTGGAATGATTGGTTCTCGTCCTCACTCTTTATTAATGATCCACATAAATACCAGCTGCAATATTATCTGTATAATGTAATCAACTCGATGCAATTTATCGCGCAAATGGGGGCAGGTACCGGCGTTTCACTCTCCAACGATATGCCGACCGAATCGACCAAAATGGCAATGGCGATCGTGGTCACCGGGCCGATTTTACTGCTGTATCCGTTCATTCAACGTTATTTCGTCAAGGGCTTGACCATTGGTGCTGTTAAAGGCTAA
- a CDS encoding extracellular solute-binding protein, which translates to MTFTKKRKQRMSILIAVMVIMALLAGCGGGGGSSAQKADGTDDKSQKVQLQFYMLGDAPKDLPAVEAEINKLAEKDLNATVKFNYTTWTDWDQKYKLLLSSGQPIDLIFTADWTQYQAYAKKGAFLPLDDLLPKAAPALQKFVPQEMWDGVKIGGKIYTVPGTYKEYVTNGFVWREDLREKYNLPKPTDIKSYEAYMDGIRQHEPNMKPVSLNSDIKGNLHDRYSELVTKSVGALPYGIGIKYEKPTEVYKYWGSDEQKEELSIYKRWADKGFIPKNVLNVKDTLQDQVTSGKAASIFGDNPTRFNDMVIKLKASHPDWKLDYYPFPLTTGFATPVHPIHNGFAIPKSSPNPARALAFYEKLVTDKRYNLLTQYGIEGKNYEVKDGYYQMIGTGSTNGFSREGMNSWAWRNPEYMLFDSGFDRVKKIFAELDKIQKPDVFTGFAEDYTTYQAEKAALEQVEKQYLYPLQAGLIDNVDQGLQTFLQKANQAGLEKIQTEYTKQWEAYVKEKNIK; encoded by the coding sequence ATGACATTTACAAAGAAAAGAAAGCAACGCATGTCCATCCTGATTGCAGTTATGGTCATCATGGCGCTATTAGCCGGGTGTGGAGGCGGTGGCGGAAGCAGTGCACAAAAAGCAGATGGAACGGATGACAAATCCCAGAAGGTACAGCTGCAATTTTATATGCTGGGTGATGCTCCGAAGGATCTGCCTGCCGTTGAAGCAGAGATTAATAAATTGGCGGAAAAAGATTTGAATGCCACCGTCAAATTCAACTATACGACGTGGACGGACTGGGATCAGAAGTATAAGCTGCTGCTCTCTTCAGGCCAGCCGATTGATCTGATCTTCACTGCAGATTGGACGCAGTATCAGGCGTATGCCAAGAAAGGTGCATTCCTGCCGCTTGATGATCTGCTGCCGAAGGCCGCACCTGCCTTGCAAAAATTTGTGCCTCAGGAGATGTGGGATGGCGTTAAAATCGGAGGTAAAATCTACACCGTGCCTGGCACATACAAGGAGTATGTAACAAATGGATTTGTATGGCGTGAGGATTTGCGCGAGAAGTACAACCTGCCTAAACCTACGGATATAAAAAGCTACGAGGCTTATATGGATGGGATCCGTCAGCATGAGCCTAATATGAAGCCGGTCTCTCTGAACAGCGATATTAAAGGGAACCTGCATGATCGGTATTCCGAATTGGTAACAAAGAGTGTAGGGGCTTTGCCTTATGGCATCGGTATTAAGTATGAAAAACCGACAGAGGTTTATAAATATTGGGGTTCAGATGAGCAAAAAGAAGAGCTGAGCATTTACAAACGCTGGGCCGACAAAGGATTTATTCCTAAAAACGTACTGAACGTAAAAGATACGCTTCAGGATCAGGTGACCTCCGGTAAAGCTGCGAGTATTTTCGGTGACAATCCGACCCGATTTAATGACATGGTGATTAAGCTCAAAGCTTCTCACCCGGACTGGAAGCTGGATTACTATCCGTTCCCGCTGACGACAGGGTTTGCAACTCCAGTGCATCCGATTCATAACGGTTTTGCGATTCCAAAAAGCAGTCCTAACCCTGCACGCGCATTAGCCTTTTATGAAAAGCTTGTCACAGATAAACGTTATAACCTGCTCACGCAATACGGAATTGAAGGCAAAAACTATGAAGTCAAAGACGGTTACTATCAAATGATAGGTACCGGCAGCACGAACGGCTTTTCACGGGAAGGTATGAATAGCTGGGCTTGGCGTAACCCTGAATACATGCTGTTTGATTCAGGCTTTGACCGGGTGAAGAAGATTTTTGCTGAGCTGGATAAAATCCAGAAGCCTGACGTGTTTACCGGCTTTGCAGAGGATTATACGACCTATCAAGCCGAAAAAGCGGCTTTGGAGCAGGTTGAAAAGCAATACCTGTATCCGCTTCAAGCTGGACTGATTGATAATGTGGATCAAGGATTGCAGACCTTCTTGCAAAAGGCAAACCAGGCTGGACTGGAGAAAATCCAGACGGAATATACCAAGCAATGGGAAGCCTACGTGAAGGAGAAGAACATTAAGTAA